One part of the Phragmites australis chromosome 3, lpPhrAust1.1, whole genome shotgun sequence genome encodes these proteins:
- the LOC133911540 gene encoding putative magnesium transporter MRS2-H isoform X2: MGRRSGSGGSKPPPFLSSSFSSLSSKRSRPVRRLPSLPKPPLAPAASFTGRGRKKAPARLWMRMDRWGGCEVFMCDKAFVPERSGVHTRDLRVICTLLSRSPSILAREKPTVINIEFIRAIVTSDEVLLLEPLAQVLELALEAVCLPFKSSVSDLNRHAIFVLDELTKNVSTRNLERVRSLKRNLTTLLAGVHKVRDEVEHLLDDNENMTQLHLSRKQIKSQQDEALLASAASNSNFPSETSLAGPNSIIKQRMGVSTTLPLDRDGGGGGPRDVT; this comes from the exons ATGGGTAGGCGATCGGGCAGTGGTGGCAGCAAGCCgcctcccttcctctcctcctccttctcatcTTTGTCGTCCAAGCGCTCCCGCCCCGTCCGCCGCCTCCCGTCCCTCCCCAAGCCGCCCCTCGCGCCGGCGGCGTCATTCACCGGCAGGGGGAGGAAGAAGGCGCCCGCCAGGCTGTGGATGAGGATGGATCGATGGGGCGGCTGCGAGGTATTCATGTGCGACAAGGCCTTCGTCCCTGAACGCTCCGGCGTACACACGCGCGACCTCCGCGTCATCTGCACCCTCCTGTCTCGCTCCCCCAGCATCCTTG CTAGAGAAAAGCCTACAGTAATCAATATAGAATTCATAAGAGCTATTGTTACCTCTGATGAAGTCCTGCTGCTGGAACCTCTTGCCCAG GTGTTGGAGCTGGCCCTGGAAGCTGTATGCTTGCCATTTAAGTCCAGCGTATCTGATCTTAATAGGCATGCCATTTTTGTGCTGGATGAATTGACTAAGAATGTGAGCACTAGGAATCTTGAGCGTGTTCGGAGCCTGAAAAGAAATCTCACTACTCTGCTTGCTGGTGTGCACAAG GTCAGAGATGAGGTAGAGCATCTTTTGGATGACAATGAAAACATGACACAACTACACCTATCGAGGAAGCAAATAAAAAGTCAGCAGGATGAAGCTCTACTGGCTTCTGCTGCTTCAAATAGCAATTTTCCTTCAGAAACAAGCCTGGCTGGACCAAACTCTATTATTAAGCAAAGGATGGGCGTTTCTACGACTCTGCCATTAGATagagatggggggggggggggacctagAGATGTTACTTGA
- the LOC133911540 gene encoding putative magnesium transporter MRS2-H isoform X1: MGRRSGSGGSKPPPFLSSSFSSLSSKRSRPVRRLPSLPKPPLAPAASFTGRGRKKAPARLWMRMDRWGGCEVFMCDKAFVPERSGVHTRDLRVICTLLSRSPSILAREKPTVINIEFIRAIVTSDEVLLLEPLAQVVLLFMDKLMRHFPLKSLVVVSARHVDNQDDRHAKTDAESELPFEFQVLELALEAVCLPFKSSVSDLNRHAIFVLDELTKNVSTRNLERVRSLKRNLTTLLAGVHKVRDEVEHLLDDNENMTQLHLSRKQIKSQQDEALLASAASNSNFPSETSLAGPNSIIKQRMGVSTTLPLDRDGGGGGPRDVT, from the exons ATGGGTAGGCGATCGGGCAGTGGTGGCAGCAAGCCgcctcccttcctctcctcctccttctcatcTTTGTCGTCCAAGCGCTCCCGCCCCGTCCGCCGCCTCCCGTCCCTCCCCAAGCCGCCCCTCGCGCCGGCGGCGTCATTCACCGGCAGGGGGAGGAAGAAGGCGCCCGCCAGGCTGTGGATGAGGATGGATCGATGGGGCGGCTGCGAGGTATTCATGTGCGACAAGGCCTTCGTCCCTGAACGCTCCGGCGTACACACGCGCGACCTCCGCGTCATCTGCACCCTCCTGTCTCGCTCCCCCAGCATCCTTG CTAGAGAAAAGCCTACAGTAATCAATATAGAATTCATAAGAGCTATTGTTACCTCTGATGAAGTCCTGCTGCTGGAACCTCTTGCCCAG GTGGTTCTCCTTTTCATGGATAAATTAATGCGGCATTTTCCATTGAAGAGTCTGGTGGTTGTTAGCGCCAGACATGTGGATAATCAGGATGACAGGCATGCTAAAACTGATGCTGAGTCTGAGCTCCCTTTTGAGTTTCAGGTGTTGGAGCTGGCCCTGGAAGCTGTATGCTTGCCATTTAAGTCCAGCGTATCTGATCTTAATAGGCATGCCATTTTTGTGCTGGATGAATTGACTAAGAATGTGAGCACTAGGAATCTTGAGCGTGTTCGGAGCCTGAAAAGAAATCTCACTACTCTGCTTGCTGGTGTGCACAAG GTCAGAGATGAGGTAGAGCATCTTTTGGATGACAATGAAAACATGACACAACTACACCTATCGAGGAAGCAAATAAAAAGTCAGCAGGATGAAGCTCTACTGGCTTCTGCTGCTTCAAATAGCAATTTTCCTTCAGAAACAAGCCTGGCTGGACCAAACTCTATTATTAAGCAAAGGATGGGCGTTTCTACGACTCTGCCATTAGATagagatggggggggggggggacctagAGATGTTACTTGA
- the LOC133911543 gene encoding cyclin-dependent kinase inhibitor 5-like, with protein sequence MGKYMRKSKVSGEVAVMEVPGGALLGVRTRSRTLALQRAQRPPDNGEVEEAGEYLELRSRRLEKPHPPTPAKEAAPPARRGAGRKGSAAATAPAEDEVEVSFGENVLDLDAMERSTRETTPCSLIRNSETISTPGSTTKSKTSNSMTSRRRMEASFCRFIPSSLEMEEFFAAAEQQAQHTFREKYNFCPVNDCPLPGRYEWARLDC encoded by the exons ATGGGGAAGTACATGCGCAAGAGCAAGGTGTCCGGGGAGGTGGCCGTCATGGAGGTCCCCGGCGGCGCGCTGCTCGGCGTCCGCACCCGTTCCCGCACGCTCGCGCTGCAGCGGGCGCAGAGGCCGCCGGATAACGGGGAGGTAGAGGAGGCAGGGGAGTACCTGGAGCTCAGGAGCAGGAGGCTCGAGAAGCCACACCCTCCGACGCCGGCCAAGGAGGCAGCGCCACCGGCCAGGAGGGGCGCTGGGAGGAAGGGctccgcggcggccaccgcgccGGCGGAAGACGAGGTCGAGGTCTCCTTTGGGGAGAACGTGCTCGACTTGGACGCCATGGAAAG GAGTACCAGAGAGACAACGCCTTGCAGTTTGATTAGGAACTCAGAAACGATAAGCACCCCAGGATCCACAACTAAAAGTAAAACCAGCAACTCGATGACTTCCCGCCGCAGAATGGAAGCCTCATTTTGCCGTTTTATACCTAGTTCTCTTGAGATGGAAGAGTTCTTCGCAGCGGCTGAACAACAGGCGCAACATACTTTCAGGGAGAA GTACAACTTCTGTCCTGTGAACGACTGCCCACTTCCTGGACGGTACGAATGGGCGAGGCTAGACTGCTAG